A DNA window from Arachis duranensis cultivar V14167 chromosome 3, aradu.V14167.gnm2.J7QH, whole genome shotgun sequence contains the following coding sequences:
- the LOC127745436 gene encoding uncharacterized protein LOC127745436, with amino-acid sequence MVRKNSGKWRLCVDFTNLNKACPKDAYPLPYINKLVDNASGFKSLSFMDAYSSYNQILMHPEDQSKTAFITEHGNFCYRVMPFGLKNTGATYQRLMDKSHTVIVRTNQPLRQILTKPELAGRLTKWSIELSEFDIQFQSRSALKSQILADFVSELTPDEHQHSQTWELHVDGALNREGSGGGIVLKEGDTVMTEQSLQFHFSTSNNQAKYEVLIAGLKLTLSLQENSREKNIRADILSKLAVTRASTQTSALSQLTLKKPSIESLCIMSITHTDDWRIPYLEYINTSIILRYETNPQNFKRKASLFTTVAGELYRRGFSHPLLKCLSKNEANKVMNKIHESVCGNHIGGRALAAKIIRTGYYWLTMKRDCITKVKTCDNCQKHATISMRPAEVMHSMEIEAQPLARVTAEKVRSFIWKNIICRFGIPKEIISNNGRQFTDNKLASFLKSFNIQHHFSSVKHPQTNGQAEAANRVILQAMRKKLSDAKGEWVKLIPEILWSYNTTIQSITGETPFKLVYESEALIPIEVGVPTLRTKLYNQQHNASIGNTELDLAEEDRDIAVIKQSAMKQIIERRHNKKVVSRTLDVGNLILR; translated from the exons ATGGTAAGAAAAAATTCAGGTAAATGGCGCTTGTGCGTCGACTTTACAAACCTCAACAAGGCATGTCCAAAAGATGCCTACCCTCTGCCATATATTAACAAGCTTGTAGACAATGCGTCAGGTTTCAAAAGCTTaagcttcatggatgcatatTCTAGTTACAACCAGATCCTTATGCATCCAGAAGACCAGAGCAAAACAGCCTTTATAACTGAGCATGGAAATTTTTGTTATAGAGTAATGCCATTTGGTCTAAAGAATACAGGTGCAACATACCAGCGACTAATGGACAAG AGCCACACAGTTATTGTAAGGACAAATCAACCGCTAAGACAAATATTAACTAAGCCAGAGCTGGCAggaaggttgaccaagtggtcTATTGAACTTTCTGAGTTTGATATCCAGTTCCAATCAAGGTCGGCTTTAAAGTCACAAATCCTGGCAGACTTCGTTTCTGAACTCACACCTGACGAGCACCAACACAGCCAAACTTGGGAATTACATGTGGACGGAGCATTAAACCGAGAAGGAAGCGGAGGCGGGATAGTACTAAAGGAAGGAGACACAGTGATGACTGAGCAATCTTTACAATTTCACTTCTCGACAAGCAACAATCAAGCCAAATACGAGGTGCTCATAGCAGGACTTAAGCTCACCCTCAGCCTTCAA GAGAATTCCAG AGAAAAGAACATTAGAGCAGACATATTATCTAAACTTGCAGTCACTAGGGCTAGTACACAAACATCGGCACTATCACAACTTACACTAAAAAAACCCAGCATTGAGTCACTATGCATAATGAGCATCACTCACACAGATGATTGGAGAATACCCTATCTTGAATATATTAATACTAGTATTATTCTCAGATATGAGACTAACCCTCAAAATTTCAAACGAAAGGCAAGTCTCTTTACAACTGTCGCAGGAGAACTATACAGGCGAGGGTTCTCACATCCATTGCTGAAATGCCTCAGCAAAAACGAAGCAAATAAAGTCATGAACAAGATCCATGAAAGTGTATGTGGAAACCATATAGGAGGACGAGCTCTGGCAGCAAAGATTATCCGAACAGGATATTACTGGCTGACCATGAAGAGGGACTGCATCACGAAAGTAAAAACCTGCGACAACTGTCAAAAGCATGCCACTATCTCAATGAGGCCCGCCGAGGTAATGCACAGTATGGAG atAGAAGCACAGCCACTAGCAAGAGTAACGGCTGAGAAGGTACGATCTTTCATAtggaaaaatattatatgtCGGTTTGGAATACCAAAGGAGATAATATCGAATAACGGTAGACAATTTACAGATAACAAACTGGCatcatttttgaaaagttttaacATACAACATCATTTTAGCTCGGTCAAACACCCACAAACCAATGGGCAGGCCGAGGCTGCTAATCGAGTAATATTGCAGGCAATGAGAAAAAAGCTCAGTGATGCGAAAGGAGAATGGGTAAAATTGATCCCAGAAATATTATGGAGCTATAATACGACAATACAGTCTATCACAGGCGAAACACCGTTCAAACTAGTCTACGAATCAGAAGCATTAATTCCAATTGAAGTTGGCGTTCCTACCCTCAGAACCAAACTATACAATCAGCAACACAATGCCAGCATAGGAAACACCGAGCTTGATCTTGCCGAGGAAGACCGAGATATCGCCGTTATCAAGCAAAGTGCCATGAAGCAGATTATTGAAAGAAGGCACAACAAAAAGGTAGTATCGAGAACACTCGATGTCGGAAACCTCATCCTCAGATGA